One genomic segment of Panicum virgatum strain AP13 chromosome 2N, P.virgatum_v5, whole genome shotgun sequence includes these proteins:
- the LOC120663001 gene encoding uncharacterized protein LOC120663001 translates to MGLLRYWLWEKRREEKRHVEKQPLGHVLKADSWKASHTNGLVTIDRVWRLDTLKPQKDLCFSFALFKLLRCRFARYEVRKNNAGSKDILSFFWSLLQKDGEHNRVFMVISDEISFLNDYYYSSFPIYYSKYWLPILGIFISLLCIACCCVLLITMFVVLVLIKEYHHLPQMDCHTFCIREPLIGDYTGEHYGSWYLDLVPVFLLLVLVMMAEADEALG, encoded by the exons ATGGGCCTCCTCCGCTACTGGTTAtgggagaagagaagagaagagaagagacaTGTTGAGAAGCAGCCGCTTGGGCATGTGCTCAAGGCTGACTCATGGAAAGCTTCTCATACCAATGGCCTGGTGACTATTGATAGAGTTTGGAGGCTGGATACACTAAAGCCGCAAAAGGACTTATGCTTCTCATTTGCATTGTTCAAGTTGTTGCGGTGCCGATTTGCAAGGTACGAGGTCAGAAAAAATAATGCTGGCTCCAAGGACATCTTGAGTTTTTTCTGGAGCTTATTGCAGAAGGATGGCGAACATAACAGGGTCTTTATGGTTATTTCAGATGAGATTTCTTTCCTTAATGATTATTATTATTCATCCTTCCCGATCTACTATTCAAAGTATTGGTTGCCCATTCTGGGTATCTTTATCTCACTATTGTGCATAGCTTGCTGCTGTGTATTGTTGATCACAATGTTTGTGGTGCTAGTGCTGATTAAGGAATACCACCACCTCCCTCAAATGGATTGCCATACATTTTGCATTCGAGAACCACTGATCGGCGACTACACGGGTGAACACTATGGAAGCTGGTACCTCGATCTGGTGCCAGTATTTTTGCTTTTGGTGTTAGTCATGATGGCTGAG GCTGATGAAGCATTGGGATGA